From a single Fundulus heteroclitus isolate FHET01 unplaced genomic scaffold, MU-UCD_Fhet_4.1 scaffold_219, whole genome shotgun sequence genomic region:
- the LOC118559095 gene encoding putative mediator of RNA polymerase II transcription subunit 26 isoform X3 yields the protein MGFFFGLLLLSTVAVQRQVNGDTTGFATKHEDAETLLAGFRPVFDEPKYPVGGPVSTEYLPNRPNIPQQHYDYPPQSLKLSRHKWYHSYPPQGPQNQQQHGYSPENSLFPQQQHHSPLLQAPVWPQHQQRHNAPLPQGPMLSKPQQQHHGAMPQSPMGPQRKEPRRPVTPHRQQRHQGPMLLQPQQQHQSSLSQGLMGSRRQEQHHGAMPQGPVVPQHQQRHQGPMLPQHQQRHQGPMLLQPQQRHQGPMLLQPQQQHQSSLSQGLMGSRHQEQHHSAMPRGPVVPQHQQRHQGPMLPQHQQRHQGPMLPQHQQRHQGPMLLQPQQRHQGPMLLQPQQQHQSSLSQGLMGSRRQEQHHGAMPQGPVVPQHQQRHQGPMLPQHQQRHQGPMLLQPQQRHQGPMLLQPQQQHQSSLSQGLMGSRRQQQHHNAMPLSPVVPQHQQRHQGPMLPQPQQQHQSSLSQGFMGSRRQQQHHSAMPRGPVVPQRHQGPMLPQPQQQHQISLSQGLMVPQRQQRHQGTMLPQRQHQSSLPQGVMGSQRQQQHPGAMPRAPVVPQRHQGPMLPQPQQQHRGPLTQGTMLPQSQQSQHQPRHHSPLPQGPIFIKSQQWHHGPMPQGPMESQHHHQHHGPPPQGSMVPQLQQQQPRALSVSQSQQHRHGYRPQGPFMNQQHSDNPPQDQLIPEYQHKRGDLPPQGLLWQQQYHVVPTSPTAQKYHGYPTIMSQHHGSLPQDPKQQSHNQEPNVLEQLYLDYMTQVAQEPKQNGQYSSYTHWQPDIPNQHHNPQQNTYSTKSPQRKRYLGKHQGKMIKLPQKPYIAINRPGLFQRRHF from the exons ATGGGATTTTTCTTTGG GTTGTTGCTGTTGTCAACAGTTGCTGTTCAAAGACAAGTAAATG GTGACACCACTGGCTTTGCCACCAAACATGAAGACGCAGAAACACTCCTGGCTGGTTTCCGACCAGTTTTTGATGAGCCTAAATACCCAGTAGGGGGACCAGTGAGCACTGAGTACCTGCCAAACAGGCCCAACATACCTCAGCAGCATTATGACTACCCACCCCAGAGTCTGAAACTGTCCCGACATAAATGGTATCATAGTTACCCACCCCAAGGTCCACAAAATCAACAGCAACATGGTTACTCTCCCGAGAACTCCCTGTTTCCCCAGCAACAGCATCACAGCCCCCTACTCCAGGCACCTGTGTGGCCCCAACATCAGCAACGGCATAATGCCCCCCTGCCCCAGGGCCCCATGTTGTCCAAACCTCAGCAACAGCATCACGGTGCCATGCCCCAAAGCCCCATGGGGCCTCAACGTAAGGAACCCCGGCGCCCTGTGACGCCCCATCGTCAGCAACGGCATCAGGGTCCCATGTTGCTCCAACCTCAACAACAGCATCAAAGCTCCCTCTCCCAGGGCCTTATGGGGTCCCGACGTCAGGAACAGCATCacggtgccatgccccagggccCTGTGGTGCCCCAACATCAGCAACGGCATCAGGGCCCAATGTTGCCCCAACATCAGCAACGGCATCAGGGCCCCATGTTGCTCCAACCTCAGCAACGGCATCAGGGCCCCATGTTGCTCCAACCTCAACAACAGCATCAAAGCTCCCTCTCCCAGGGCCTTATGGGGTCCCGACATCAGGAACAGCATCACAGTGCCATGCCCCGGGGCCCTGTGGTGCCCCAACATCAGCAACGGCATCAGGGCCCAATGTTGCCCCAACATCAGCAACGGCATCAGGGCCCAATGTTGCCCCAACATCAGCAACGGCATCAGGGCCCCATGTTGCTCCAACCTCAGCAACGGCATCAGGGCCCCATGTTGCTCCAACCTCAACAACAGCATCAAAGCTCCCTCTCCCAGGGCCTTATGGGGTCCCGACGTCAGGAACAGCATCacggtgccatgccccagggccCTGTGGTGCCCCAACATCAGCAACGGCATCAGGGCCCAATGTTGCCCCAACATCAGCAACGGCATCAGGGCCCCATGTTGCTCCAACCTCAGCAACGGCATCAGGGCCCCATGTTGCTCCAACCTCAACAACAGCATCAAAGCTCCCTCTCCCAGGGCCTTATGGGGTCCCGACGTCAGCAACAGCATCACAATGCCATGCCTCTGAGCCCTGTGGTGCCCCAACATCAGCAACGGCATCAGGGCCCCATGTTGCCCCAACCTCAGCAACAGCATCAAAGCTCCCTGTCCCAGGGCTTTATGGGGTCCCGACGTCAGCAACAGCATCACAGTGCCATGCCCCGGGGCCCTGTAGTGCCCCAACGGCATCAGGGCCCAATGTTGCCCCaacctcagcagcagcatcaaATCTCCCTGTCCCAGGGCCTTATGGTGCCCCAACGTCAGCAACGGCATCAGGGCACCATGCTGCCCCAACGTCAGCATCAAAGCTCCCTGCCCCAGGGCGTTATGGGGTCCCAACGTCAGCAACAGCATCCCGGTGCCATGCCCCGGGCCCCTGTGGTGCCCCAACGGCATCAG GGCCCCATGTTGCCCCAACCTCAGCAACAGCATCGAGGTCCCCTGACACAGGGTACCATGTTGCCCCAAAGTCAGCAATCCCAACATCAGCCACGGCATCACAGCCCCCTGCCCCAGGGCCCTATATTTATCAAAAGTCAGCAATGGCATCATGGCCCCATGCCCCAAGGTCCCATGGAGTCCCAACATCACCATCAAC ATCATGGCCCCCCTCCCCAGGGCTCCATGGTGCCCCAACTTCAGCAACAGCAGCCTCGTGCTCTGTCGGTTTCCCAAAGTCAGCAACACCGTCATGGCTACCGACCCCAGGGACCCTTCATGAACCAACAACATAGTGACAACCCACCCCAGGACCAACTGATTCCAGAATATCAGCACAAACGTGGTGACCTCCCACCCCAGGGACTGTTGTGGCAACAGCAATATCATGTAGTGCCTACGTCCCCAACTGCACAGAAGTACCATGGTTATCCAACAATAATGTCCCAACATCATGGTTCTCTTCCACAGGATCCCAAACAGCAGTCCCACAATCAGGAGCCAAATGTACTGGAGCAGCTGTATCTTGACTACATGACTCAGGTGGCCCAAGAACCTAAACAGAATGGCCAGTATTCTAGCTACACGCATTGGCAGCCTGATATACCAAACCAGCATCACAATCCCCAACAGAACACCTATTCAACGAAAAGCCCCCAGCGTAAACGCTACTTAGGCAAGCACCAGGGGAAGATGATCAAATTGCCACAGAAACCTTATATTGCCATCAACCGACCTGGTCTGTTCCAGAGGCGCCACTTCTAA